A region from the Canis lupus familiaris isolate Mischka breed German Shepherd chromosome 3, alternate assembly UU_Cfam_GSD_1.0, whole genome shotgun sequence genome encodes:
- the LOC111094946 gene encoding uncharacterized protein LOC111094946 isoform X4, which translates to MAATEAGSPTPDAAVGPDDGFMGPNHSRTVRISLGDSRFYSFKSHLHTRVGLELTALRSSAPASARASRAARLPRARDRGHSPAARGHARPVGPAWRLGSQTVRPAGAADTGRALQDTEQPPCRVRRLGALWAGRREPLKVTPRYTTLDPATRVHTSSQRPAALTHISLRAGPTRTTPGPCEVTSDQSFGPTCAPCPSLRAVTTRARALASTGFSSGAADVLSNGFRRACVRPATRTWPGGAWGHGQRWGVCSGHMQGLWGPSSARGEGRPPDPAAQRGPNPQLSRQGSRAAFRGRG; encoded by the exons ATGGCGGCCACCGAGGCAGGCAGCCCGACTCCCGATGCTGCCGTTGGTCCCGACGACGGCTTCATGGGTCCTAACCATTCGCGGACAGTGCGGATCAGCCTCGGAGACAGCC gattttattcttttaaaagtcatCTCCACACCCgagtggggcttgagctcacagccctgagatcaagcgcCCCGGCCTCCGCCCGAGCCAGCCGGGCGGCGAGGCTGCCTCGTGCCCGGGACCGAGGACACAGTCCTGCTGCCCGTGGCCACGCCCGGCCCGTGGGCCCCGCGTGGAGACTCGGATCTCAGACTGTCCGTCCTGCAGGAGCCGCAGACACAG GTCGGGCCCTGCAGGACACAGAGCAGCCCCCATGCCGGGTGCGCAGGCTAGGAGCTCTGTGGGCTGGACGGCGGGAACCTCTGAAGGTCACCCCAAGATA CACCACCCTGGACCCAGCAACCAGGGTGCACACGAGCTCTCAGAGGCCTGCCGCGCTGACCCACATCAGCCTCAGGGCAGGACCGACCAGGACGACCCCAGGACCTTGTGAAGTCACTTCTGACCAAAGCTTCGGGCCGACGTGTGCCCCCTGCCCAAGCCTACGCGCAGTGACCACGCGGGCACGGGCACTGGCTTCAACGGGCTTCTCATCAGGTGCCGCGGACGTTCTCAGCAACGGCTTCCGAAGGGCCTGTGTCCGCCCCGCCACGAGGACGTGGCCGGGTGGGGCGTGGGGACACGGCCAGCGCTGGGGCGTCTGTTCTGGCCACATGCAGGGACTGTGGGGCCCGTCCAGTGCTCGCGGGGAGGGCCGACCCCCAGACCCCGCGGCCCAGAGGGGCCCGAATCCGCAGCTCTCCAGGCAGGGCTCCCGCGCTGCCTTCCGTGGTCGGGGCTGA
- the CPLX1 gene encoding complexin-1 isoform X2, translating into MGKMLGGDEEKDPDAAKKEEERQEALRQEEEERKAKYAKMEAEREAMRQGIRDKYGIKKKEEREAEAQAAMEANSEGSLTRPKKAIPPGCGDEPEEEDESILDTVIKYLPGPLQDMFKK; encoded by the exons ATGGGGAAGATGCTGGGGGGTGACGAGGAGAAGGACCCCGACGCGgccaagaaggaggaggagcgcCAGGAGGCCCTgcggcaggaggaggaggagcgcaAGGCCAAGTACGCCAAGATGGAGGCGGAGCGTGAGGCCATGCGCCAGGGCATCCGGGACAAG taCGGCATCAAGAAGAAGGAAGAGCGCGAGGCCGAGGCCCAGGCCGCCATGGAGGCCAATTCAGAGGGCAGCCTGACCAGGCCCAAGAAGGCCATCCCGCCGGGCTGCGGGGACGAGCCGGAGGAGGAGGACGAGAGCATCCTGGACACCGTCATCAAGTACCTGCCCGGGCCGCTGCAGGACATGTTCAAGAAATAA
- the CPLX1 gene encoding complexin-1 isoform X1, which yields MEFVMKQALGGATKDMGKMLGGDEEKDPDAAKKEEERQEALRQEEEERKAKYAKMEAEREAMRQGIRDKYGIKKKEEREAEAQAAMEANSEGSLTRPKKAIPPGCGDEPEEEDESILDTVIKYLPGPLQDMFKK from the exons ATGGAGTTCGTGATGAAACAGGCCCTGGGAG GAGCCACAAAGGACATGGGGAAGATGCTGGGGGGTGACGAGGAGAAGGACCCCGACGCGgccaagaaggaggaggagcgcCAGGAGGCCCTgcggcaggaggaggaggagcgcaAGGCCAAGTACGCCAAGATGGAGGCGGAGCGTGAGGCCATGCGCCAGGGCATCCGGGACAAG taCGGCATCAAGAAGAAGGAAGAGCGCGAGGCCGAGGCCCAGGCCGCCATGGAGGCCAATTCAGAGGGCAGCCTGACCAGGCCCAAGAAGGCCATCCCGCCGGGCTGCGGGGACGAGCCGGAGGAGGAGGACGAGAGCATCCTGGACACCGTCATCAAGTACCTGCCCGGGCCGCTGCAGGACATGTTCAAGAAATAA